The sequence tttttttacttggtttttattttgtgtagaTGGTGCATGGTGTGTTTGCAAGCCAGAGTTGAGTGACACTATGCTTCAGAAGACAATTGACTATGCTTGTGGAGCTGGTGCAGATTGCAACCCCATCATAAAAAATGGACCTTGTTTCAACCCTGACACTGTGAAATCTCACTGTAATTATGCTGCTAATAGTTATTACCAGAGGAAAGGCCAAGCTCAAGGCTCTTGTGACTTCTCTGGCACTGCCATTCTCACCTCTTCTGACCCTAGTCAGTTTCactgtttttttcttctgtCTATAATCTAAGAGatgttaatgtttttgtttctattttgttcttgtttgtaGGTGTTAATGGTTGTTCCTATCCTTCATCTGCAAGGTTTGCTTTTTCTACTTCTCTGTTTTCACTTGTTTTTTTGGATccctcttttcatttttccaagcTGAAAATGCACTATGGATTTCCAAATACCTCTTCTTAGATCCACTATTGAACTTTTATTCAATTCATGATTCATCCCTTTTCTATTATTCCTCTACTTATAATAAGAGTTCCTAGAgacaaaaaatgaagaaatggatcTTCAAATACCTCAACTTAGATCCACTTTTTTCttacttccttttcttttcatctacTCAAACATGTTTTCCATCTTAAATGAAACATTTAAGATCCACTTTCCCCTTTCTTTTTTCAACACCATTTGTACAAGTTCTTTATCATAGTACCTTTTATTTCATTCATTACTTAATAATCCCCTTTCTATCACATGCCTTTACTTATACAAGAAGTTATACTAGTTTTCATACATTAAACTTAAAAAGCTGgattttcaaaaccctaattttgtttcttatgaacAGTACTGCAAGCTCAACAACTACAACCACTAGCCCTGGttcttcaacaacaacaacaacaacaccagGTTCTTTAACTCCAAGCACAACAGGAACTGGAGGAGTAATGGGAAGTCTTGGTCCATCTACTGCTTCACCAGATTTTAGTGAAGTTGGTTATGTTCTTCAAGCTAAGATTAGttctgttttattttacttgatcATCTTCTCATGTCTCTTGtattttagggtttgattagaaaaataaaagagatgtgttTGTAATGGAGGGTAGGTTCTAAGAATgttatgaaacaaaaaaaaacactagtGTTTGTTGGATCTGGTTATCACAGGGCATTGTTTTCATTTGCCACTAGGGTTTGTTTCCTTGTTTTCTAGTGGTACCAAGGAAAGAGGTTTTGATTCCATttgggtggtggtggtgggatCATCAATGTTTGGTGTTTGGACTCATGTTCTTTTCTAGgactttgatttttatttttattatttttattatttttttggttttaaattaagGTTAGTGCATTATGGGTTTACATATGTTTGTGGCCCACTTATATGCCTTTGTACAAGTCATTAATTTACTCATGTGCCCTTGCCTTGCTTGAATCATGCttaatgtttatattatttgttcctaaatttaaaaagatgaaGGGAAAAGGgcatataaataataatgatttgcAAAAGTTACATATAAATAGGATTTTTGCAGtttgtaataatatattagcATGTGTGTTTTAGTGGTGtattttaaaccttttattttgaaattgtaAGGCctacataaacataaaaaagaaaatttagtttgaaatttgaaattcaaaagacTATTGGCTCATCACAGAAATAGTAGTTGTCCTGAGACATTTGATTCCCATTAGGACTCTCAATACATGGTTATGGtctaataataagaataaaaaataaataaagagatttatctacattgttaaatatatatatatatatatatattaatttgaaaatagtgtaaaaaaaacacatttctatttctatttttaatcttaATCCATCCTTAATATTTATCTAATACCTAGGTTTAGCATGAAGTTATATCAtaatatccttttttttattttatttttatttttagttttagttttttgcCATTCCTAAATGAAGCTAGAATATTTCCATGTTATCTCCCAATTTTTTCCACTTGTTTTTTccccttattttattttattctaaacACACCCAAATTGGACAATAATCATAGTAACAATTGTAAATATAGATAACAATGTTCATATTCCCCTAAAATAAATTCTTCATCcatttgaaactcaaataattaagataaaaCTAATCTCAAAGTCGAATttaaataatctaacaaaaacACATAAGCTCATAATAAAGAATCATATTATTATAGAGTTGAACAAATTACCCATTTCTTAAGTCTGTCTGATGATTTCCACATGAATCCACAACTTCAGTGAAAGTGTTGTATATCTGAACATCAGATAAAAGGATATACATAATCAGCTTAAGATATGACATGATTCAACTATCAGTAATTTCAATCTACCTAGTTAATCTTATCGTCGGAGAAATCATGAACCCAATGCGCTCTCCAAACAATGGAATGCGAGAGAAGGCGCTCTGTCGACCATCCAGCAGAACGCAGCTGTGACGACAGAAAATAAGTCATCGACATTGGCCTAATGAATTTTGAAGATCTAAGTACATTTAAGGAGGAAGACAAAGAGGAGCACCTTTGCAAGGAAAACAGTATAGTTATTATCCATCCATTGTCTGCTCTCAATGTGCACAGCCTTGGCTTTGTCCAAGAGTTTTAGTATGACAAGTGCATGAATGAAAGACTGTAATATATCTTGTGGTGTTGATTGCTTGTGAATGATTACTTGAATATGTCCATCTCTTTCCAGTAACAAATAATTAACTGAAATGAGTGCAAGAGTGTCTCAGCAGAAAAATTCCAACCAAAAATTTAAAGGAAATTTAGATCAAATTAGGACCTTTCTTGTAGTGTAAACTTGCTGATCCTGCAAGCTCCATTCTGTCACAGACAAAGGATTATCAGTGGAAAGGACCTCAAGATGAGGTTCTAGCCAAATTtctgtatttaaaaaaaaaaaaaaaatccattttttaaGATCACCGATGAAaccctaaattttaaaaatttaagtttaaatgcaaaataattcTCATCcgattatttaaattaaatatttacctTTCCTCTTCTACTGTAAGATACAGTAGTCAGCTCACCCAAACACATGCACTAACAAGCTAATAAAGCTTAGTGGCCAGCTAAAGCTGCAACTGAGCTCACCGGAACAAGCATGTGCTACAGCCATGGAGCTTGCACAGAGCTCATCGGTGAGCTCGGCTACAGAGGGGGCTCACATTGCTGCCAAGCTCACCAGCAAGCTTTTTGGCATGCAAGCTGATATTCCTCCGCAGgaaaggagaaaaaagaaaaatgtgtgtgtgtgtatataataGGGATACGATACTAACAGGAACTGATAaggaatttttttcccaaaaagtATGGATTTTTGGGGATAAAAAAATCAGAGGAATTTAAGAAtcttatagaaaaaaaattccaaagatTGGTGAGttcttttccttattttatATTGGCATTTATAACAATACGAGCTCATCTAAAGTTGTAAATTAACCTAAAGTTGTCAGCTTAGTTGGAACTTGAAAATATAACCAAACTTGTGATTCAACTCTGGCTCATCTATGGCCGTAGTTAAGAACGGAAAACAAGTTTGAGATATAATGGTCAAAAGAAGAACTCACGCATCAGAATGCTTTAAACTTGACACCTTAACACCTAAGGTTATGTGCCTGTACAGTGTAGCAGTATGACTTGAGCTCCATGACCAAAACCAAGCGGGGAAGACATGCTCCATGCTTGAAACCTGCTGCGGAGACAGGACTGCAATGAAGAATAGCTTTAGACAAACAAAGTTGTGAGAAGAAACTTGATCAGCATGCTATTTTATTTGACGATAATGGATACAACCAGACTTTCAGAGAATTTGATGAAAAGATAATGACAAGTTTTAGATCATGTGTCAGTCGATTATAACATCCATTTTATCATGTCCTGTGCTCTTAAGCATTCGACATCTATGGTTTAAGGTTTTGGTTACACATTCTAAACTTTGAGCAAACTCAAATCAAAGAGACAGAAACCAAAATACATATGACTATGACCTTCATGCAATTCCAATTTTCAGTATTTCATGACTAATACGAGTGGGACCTTCCAGAAAAAGGTTTACAGAAAGCAATTTTAAATGGGTATTTAACAAGCCCATATGCAAGAAGCAGCCTTTACTCATACAATAGAATATAGCGTGgtgttaaacattatttaagcataaaatggacagaaaaattaaaaagctcTAACAATTACCTTGACCAGTTTCCATGAAGCACTGCAGAAGGAGGGAGCTCCTTTCATTATTTAGCGTCTTCAGAGAGAGACAGCGAACAGCTTTATAATTTGCTGAAAATAGCAAGAAACCACAGAATCAACACAACGTTGTGGCACTAATATAACCAGAATCTCTTTGCAGGACAGAAATTGAGCTCCTATCCACTTTAGACATGTCCTTGAGCAGCACTGAACAACTCTAACAGAAATCCACTAGTTTATAAAATCGTCAAAGGATTGTTTTAGCTCACATGGCCATTGTGGCACTTGATGGCAGATTTCGAGATCATAATTGTGCACGGTTAATGATAATATGTGACATACAttcatttaaactttaaaaagcATTCCAATTATGAAcataactgaaaaaaaaaaaaaaattagacactAGCCCCCTGCTATAAAAGAGTCATGACTTAGTTTAGGTAAGAAAGATTAGATGATGCTTTTGCAGTATGTAGAATTCCAAATGTCCCTTAATACCTTATTTTATTCAAACGAATATATAGTATCAACAAGGAAAACAATACTAACCATACATATGAAACACTGTAAGCAATAGAAATGATATCCAGACTGCAAGAGGATGCCCTCGTGTAACATGAGCAAGAAGCATTCCAAATGCCATACCCATCATTGTTGCAAGTGTCTCTTGACTGCCCTCCTACAAATTTCCAAAGGAAAAAGTTCCAGACACAACCatgattatttaaaattctCCTCTAtccaatcaaaatttttatccaTACCTTTGCAGAAATATCTGCTGCATTGTTCTCAAGTGAGAAGTGTTGTGTTAATGCTGCTCTAGTGGCTCCACTAGCAACACCAGCTAATTGAAGAATGAGCAAAGAGTTAGATGCTTGAGCAGTAGCCCCTCATAGAGTCAGCATACATATCAGTCCAAGATACATGGATGTTAAGTCAGGAACAGTTTAACAGGAATAGAAAGTCAGGGCAAAACCTAGTCTTTATATCATACTGACAAAAAGCAATTCCGGCTTTGTACTGTGTGCTTGTTATCTACAGTATGATCATGCTATAGCAATAAAGAAGAATGAGGTATGTTGTAATACGAAAATATATCAGTGGTCTTGTCATATAAAGAAATCAGGCTCACCAGGCAACTATAGATAGTATTCATGTATATAGTTTTCATCACCATCTTATGCAATAAAGATAGCTTAAACTGTTCAACTAGAACAGAGGAAAATCAGTGCCAGTAGAATGTAGTCAATGTACAGCATTCGAGGAACTTACTGAAAGATCTTGACAAACTCCCAAAGCATACTATTGCAATCAAAGCTGATGGAAACAAAGGAGATACAAGATCCATCAACATCCCTGTAACCACATTAGCATGCATGAGCATTAAACATGGGAAATTGCAGCCAGAAACAAGTACAAGCAATCCACATGTTAATCAGTTTTTGGTGGAATCGTTACATGATTAGCATCCAATAATATCTAATGCAACTAATTTCTGTACTTGCAGCAAAGATAACTGTTGCTTTACTTCCACTATTCAACATTTGctttatactatttttatcaCCTAGAGAGGTAAAAGCTACTCCAGAACAATGTAATAGAGGGGCATTATTCACCCGAATTGCAACACTAGTATTGCAAGATCTCACAACTGAAGCCAAAGAAACAACTGGCTAACCAGCACAGCATGCGCATGAAAATGTTCTCCTGAGAAATGACTACTAATACGACCTGAATACagtgaagaaaaatattttcccAAGCTGAGGAATGTTGGAGTACTAGAATTCGTTCGTGGACAAATCTATATTTGGATCTTGAAGGAAGAATAATGATTGAAGcacttaaaataaattttgaccaCAAGACAAATCCAATAATCATCAGCATGTGACTATTAACCAAGGAACACAATAAGAGGTAACTAATGGCACTtgaaaaaacaaggaaaaaaaagggtACTGAACAACAAATACTTGGCCATGCATTTGGTAAGCATAGAAGCAAAAAATTGTGGTCTTGTGCAACAGAAAAGAATACAACACTGAcaagaaaaaagtaaaaaacataaGTAGCTCAAGTATAAATATAACTCCaataagcaaataaattatttgcatACCTAAATCATTCATAAAATCAGCAACTAACCGCCACATCTTCGCATTGCTATCAAGATTAGAGCCCTGGACAACAAATGTTCAGGCAATGCCATCCGTCAGAAACTACGAGGaagactagaaaaaaaaaaagagaaaaatatccAGGTGAATGTAGGAATGTTTTTCCAAACTTTAAAAGTAAAATGTATTGCCAACTTCAAGCATTCCAAAGAAGGCAAAAACAAGTTGCAACTTCAAGGCAGGAAGGAAGAAGTGAAGAAGTTCAAGCAAATTTTAACAATTGGATTTCATACCAAGATAAAGCCAGCATACCTGGTAGAAGGTAAATAAGATACCACCAAGCATTCCAGTAAAATCTCTCAAAAACCACTGTAACAGTCttccaataaaaaacaaatattagcCATGCAATAGACAAGTAGTAAGCATAATAGTGTCCAAACAGTATTGATGCAAGACCAGATAGAAAATAGCAAACTAGTGTCCAGATGCAATAAAAATAAGGATTttatgaatgtatatatatatatatatatggccaaAAGAGGTTTCATTATACAAGCCTGATGTTTAAGCTGAAAGGCAAAGATTGTATTACTATCATGCCGTTTGAAAATTGAGATCATTGTATTAGTGGAGTTACAAGGAGTGAAATAGTCactaattatcaaaataatctaACCTTAAaatccttgaatttttttataaaaaaactcataCCTGAAATGTGGCTCCAATGACAGTGGCAGATTTCTCACCAACACCAATGGCGCTTAGAAGAGCCTAACACCAAATCAACAACAGAGTCATGCAGAATGAAGAATGAAGGAGAAGAATAAATTGTGGCCAAGTTAAAAATGACTATAGCATCTCACATTATTACAAAAGTAAAAACACGCGCTTACTTGTGTAGACAGCATAGATCGTATGTAAGTGGAAAGCCCCTGAaacattcaaaataaattagaacATAATGACTTTGTCTGATAGCCAAAATGTTATCCTGCATCAGCATGCTATTACCTGTAAAGAATCCCATACTTGAAATGGAAGATAATCAGGTGTTACACTGCCTGGGTATCCCTATTACCACAAAATTCATACAACCACTTTTAGATACACAGTCAAACAAAACTATGCAAAAAGGGAACAAAGTCTGTTAGGtaattaataaaacattcaaatgtttaaataaaccCAAAATTCCAGAGGTCTAAAATGTTGATTGGCCCATACCAATTGTTGATTGACCCATGCCAATTATgttcttcatcaacatggaaGGGCAAGGATGTCATTTCTCCTTCTTTGTCATGACTTGGTGGTAGGTGAAGAGAGTTAGTAggggaatattttattatttgggggTAGGTGCCACCTACCCCATCATTGTGAGCCCTTGGATCAAAATGATCCTAGCCCTTGGTTTGTTTGGTGAAGGGCTATATAAACCCCCCATGACATTTGTTAAGACACACAAGTGAGAGTGAGGaagttagagagagagaagaagggtgagaagtgtgagaaaatagtttgagagttagtctattctcctagtataagagaggatactggttttctccttattattagaAAAGAGTTTGTAGCTTTCCGAAAATTTTTCCCACTTAGTGAATTTCTTCTAtccttgcccgtggtttttaccccTAATCATTTAGGGGTTTTTCCACGTAATATCtttgtgtcctttatttttttcaaagattattcttatttattttctctgcATGATCGCTATATCCAGTCCTACATTTCACAACAAGTGGTACCAGAGCCAGACTtagggtgtgtatatatatctacttatcgtatGCTCTGTGGCTGCCACTAATAGTGGATCCTCCACATCAGAAAataagttagattattattcACCCTTTGTAGGAACTGGTTACTGCCTTTGAAGCAGTTTGTGATAGAAGCAATGGCAGCAAAGTATGATATTGAAAAATTCAACGGGAGTAATTTCTCACTGTGGAAGCTGAAAATGAAGGCAATCCTGAGGAAGGACAACTGTTTGGCGGCCATCACCGAAAGGCCAGCTGAGGTCaaagatgacaagtggaatgAGATGGACGGGAACGCCATTGCCAATCTTCATCTGGCACTTGCTGATGGGGTTCTATCAAGCATAGCAGAGAAGAAGACGGCAAAGGAGATCTGGGATCACCTCACTAAGTTGTACGAGGCCAAATCACTCCACAACAAGATTTTCCTTAAGAGGAAACTCTATACTTTGCGTATGGCGGAATCTACTTCAATGACAGAGCACATGAACACACTGAACACTCTATTCTCCCAACTCACAtcattgggac comes from Dioscorea cayenensis subsp. rotundata cultivar TDr96_F1 chromosome 15, TDr96_F1_v2_PseudoChromosome.rev07_lg8_w22 25.fasta, whole genome shotgun sequence and encodes:
- the LOC120276839 gene encoding PLASMODESMATA CALLOSE-BINDING PROTEIN 3-like, coding for MALLFLPLLLFPIFTTITISDGAWCVCKPELSDTMLQKTIDYACGAGADCNPIIKNGPCFNPDTVKSHCNYAANSYYQRKGQAQGSCDFSGTAILTSSDPSVNGCSYPSSASTASSTTTTTSPGSSTTTTTTPGSLTPSTTGTGGVMGSLGPSTASPDFSEVGYVLQAKISSVLFYLIIFSCLLYFRV
- the LOC120276783 gene encoding protein root UVB sensitive 3, coding for MEARIELEEWRGSSSAKLSRTAVLTADSSSIALTRYGSRWSEVRRKILEAFVPEGYPGSVTPDYLPFQVWDSLQGLSTYIRSMLSTQALLSAIGVGEKSATVIGATFQWFLRDFTGMLGGILFTFYQGSNLDSNAKMWRLVADFMNDLGMLMDLVSPLFPSALIAIVCFGSLSRSFTGVASGATRAALTQHFSLENNAADISAKEGSQETLATMMGMAFGMLLAHVTRGHPLAVWISFLLLTVFHMYANYKAVRCLSLKTLNNERSSLLLQCFMETGQVLSPQQVSSMEHVFPAWFWSWSSSHTATLYRHITLGVKVSSLKHSDAMELAGSASLHYKKVNYLLLERDGHIQVIIHKQSTPQDILQSFIHALVILKLLDKAKAVHIESRQWMDNNYTVFLAKLRSAGWSTERLLSHSIVWRAHWVHDFSDDKIN